In Nostoc sp. CENA543, a single genomic region encodes these proteins:
- a CDS encoding CHAT domain-containing protein, translated as MYPNFKSYLIIIFSGVFLVSCQSPEPSNQDLKPSVGSDNAAPSAISPNDAQIVAQLNSQAIAASQKGQFPTAMNKLAKALEMTKNKATPFWEGVTFNNMGRVYQAQGDYSQALQAYLQAGVIYRQIDDPIQRGKTYSNIGYLFEVQNQPELAIFFYKHCLINRELARLQPSLMSEPQPDAYNITVAQTYRLLGEHLLKQGRVAEAQRTIDLLKVEELQGYMQNIPGNQRTAKGIDLVSGEKAVKQKLEQTLSNSIAIGKELDTIRQISPQTRSLKQNQRLQELVNKQQQQLATFNKFLSSPAITTQLEKISQTARQQNLDLENINSLRDDLARLPQKSAIIYPLVLSNRLELVLVTPESPPIHYTVAVSEETLNQTITAFRQALINPSRDVKTPARQLYNWLIKPLESELQQAGTQALLYAPDGKLRYIPLSALYDGKQWLVQKYSVNYITSASLANLNTNPKKDLRILAGAFTKGSYQVALGNRRVAFSGLPFAAVEVNSLASTFPQTKTLLDQAFTPEITVPQMDDYTIVHLATHAAFVVGQPQDSFILFGNGERVNLTDIASWSLPNVDLVVLSACETGLGGELGNGQEILGFGYQIQKTGAKSAIASLWTVDDGGTQVLMNAFYAKLATGNITKTAALQQAQLSLINGDLSTGNKSNSVPNTGSFNHPYYWASFILIGNGL; from the coding sequence ATGTACCCTAATTTTAAATCTTACTTAATTATCATTTTTTCAGGGGTTTTCCTGGTTAGTTGTCAGAGTCCAGAACCGTCAAATCAGGATTTAAAACCTAGTGTGGGGAGTGACAATGCAGCTCCATCTGCAATATCGCCTAATGATGCCCAAATAGTAGCACAGTTAAATTCACAAGCGATCGCTGCATCTCAAAAAGGGCAGTTTCCTACTGCGATGAATAAGCTAGCAAAAGCTTTAGAGATGACTAAAAATAAAGCTACACCATTTTGGGAAGGTGTGACTTTTAATAACATGGGTAGAGTCTATCAGGCTCAAGGTGATTATTCTCAAGCATTGCAGGCTTATCTCCAAGCAGGAGTCATTTATCGGCAAATAGATGATCCCATCCAACGAGGTAAAACTTACAGTAATATCGGTTACTTGTTTGAAGTACAGAACCAACCAGAGTTAGCTATTTTCTTTTACAAGCATTGCTTGATTAATCGTGAGTTAGCACGCTTGCAACCATCACTGATGTCTGAGCCACAGCCAGATGCTTATAACATTACTGTAGCTCAAACTTACCGCCTTTTAGGAGAGCATCTACTGAAACAAGGACGTGTAGCTGAAGCACAAAGAACGATTGATTTACTGAAAGTGGAAGAATTGCAAGGATATATGCAGAATATTCCTGGTAATCAACGCACTGCTAAAGGAATCGATTTAGTTTCCGGCGAAAAAGCCGTAAAACAAAAATTAGAACAAACCTTAAGTAATTCCATAGCGATAGGTAAGGAATTAGATACTATTAGACAAATATCACCCCAAACGCGATCGCTAAAGCAAAACCAACGCCTCCAGGAATTGGTGAACAAGCAACAGCAACAATTAGCAACCTTTAATAAGTTTCTTTCTAGTCCAGCTATTACCACCCAACTAGAAAAAATTAGTCAGACTGCTAGGCAACAAAATTTAGATTTAGAAAATATCAACTCTTTAAGAGATGATTTAGCTAGATTACCGCAAAAATCGGCAATTATCTATCCTTTAGTTCTCTCCAACCGCTTAGAATTGGTCTTAGTGACACCAGAATCACCACCAATTCATTACACAGTTGCAGTTAGTGAAGAAACACTCAATCAAACTATCACTGCTTTTCGTCAAGCCTTAATCAATCCCAGTCGTGATGTCAAAACCCCTGCACGTCAATTATATAACTGGCTAATTAAACCCCTAGAATCAGAACTGCAACAGGCGGGGACACAAGCTTTATTGTATGCACCAGACGGGAAGTTACGTTATATTCCCTTATCTGCTTTGTATGATGGCAAACAATGGCTAGTACAAAAATATAGTGTTAACTACATTACATCCGCTAGCTTGGCTAACTTAAATACTAATCCCAAGAAGGATTTGCGGATTTTAGCCGGGGCTTTTACTAAGGGTAGTTATCAAGTAGCATTAGGTAATCGCCGTGTAGCTTTTTCCGGCTTACCATTTGCCGCCGTTGAAGTGAATTCTTTAGCCTCTACCTTTCCTCAAACTAAAACACTGTTAGATCAGGCTTTTACTCCTGAAATTACAGTCCCGCAAATGGATGATTACACAATCGTTCATTTAGCAACTCATGCAGCGTTTGTAGTAGGTCAGCCGCAAGACTCATTTATCCTATTTGGCAATGGCGAGCGCGTCAATCTTACAGATATTGCTAGTTGGTCATTACCCAACGTCGATTTAGTCGTTTTGAGTGCTTGTGAAACTGGTTTAGGTGGTGAATTAGGTAACGGTCAAGAAATATTAGGCTTTGGCTACCAAATTCAAAAAACTGGTGCAAAATCTGCGATCGCCTCCCTCTGGACGGTAGATGATGGTGGTACGCAAGTCTTGATGAATGCTTTTTACGCCAAACTAGCCACAGGAAATATAACCAAAACTGCTGCTTTACAACAAGCCCAGTTAAGTTTAATTAATGGTGACTTATCTACAGGCAATAAGTCAAATTCAGTTCCCAATACTGGTAGTTTTAATCACCCATATTACTGGGCATCTTTCATTTTAATTGGTAATGGGTTGTAG
- a CDS encoding thioesterase family protein, whose amino-acid sequence MFEEQSNQAQLPPTSAIELPKVSEFDTWFAYPIRVHPHHTDYAGIVWHGTYLTWMEEARVECLRSIGINFADLVALGCDLPVVEISIRYHLSIQLGMDAVVKTRMADVTGVRINWDYAIVSTDGQQLYATAKVTLVGLDRERGKIMRQLPPTVQDAFAKLAAPKNS is encoded by the coding sequence ATGTTTGAAGAACAATCTAACCAAGCGCAATTACCACCTACTAGTGCGATTGAACTTCCCAAGGTAAGTGAATTTGATACTTGGTTTGCATATCCTATCAGAGTCCATCCCCACCACACTGATTATGCTGGTATTGTTTGGCACGGCACGTATCTTACTTGGATGGAGGAAGCAAGGGTAGAATGTTTGCGTTCTATCGGGATCAATTTCGCTGATTTAGTAGCTTTAGGCTGTGATTTACCGGTAGTAGAAATTTCTATTCGCTACCATCTTTCTATTCAATTAGGAATGGATGCGGTAGTCAAAACTCGTATGGCTGATGTTACTGGTGTCCGCATCAACTGGGATTATGCTATTGTTTCCACTGATGGACAGCAATTATATGCTACAGCCAAAGTGACTTTAGTCGGTTTAGACAGAGAACGAGGTAAAATCATGCGCCAGTTACCTCCCACCGTTCAGGATGCTTTTGCTAAACTGGCTGCACCAAAGAATAGTTAG
- the dxr gene encoding 1-deoxy-D-xylulose-5-phosphate reductoisomerase, producing MKAITLVGSTGSIGTQTLDIVTQHPDQFRIVGLAAGSNVEMLAAQIRQFRPQIAAISAAEKLPALKAALQDLDPQPILLGGEAGVIEVARYGDAETVVTGIVGCAGLLPTIAAIEAGKDIALANKETLIAGGPVVLPLVEKHGVKLLPADSEHSAIFQCLQGVPKGGLRRILLTASGGAFRDWPVEKLAEVTVADALKHPNWSMGRKITVDSATLMNKGLEVIEAHFLFGLDYKDIEIVIHPQSIIHSLIELQDTSVLAQLGWPDMRLPLLYAMSWPERIYTDWERLDLVKAGNLTFREPDHQKYPCMQLAYAAGKAGGSMPAVLNAANEQAVALFLEEKIKFLDIPRCIEWVCDRHQHDNCANPSLDDILAADQWARQEVLTATKSFASEPRMISVN from the coding sequence GTGAAAGCTATAACTCTTGTTGGTTCTACCGGCTCTATCGGTACGCAAACTTTAGATATTGTTACTCAGCACCCAGATCAATTTCGGATTGTGGGTTTAGCAGCTGGGAGCAATGTAGAAATGCTCGCAGCACAGATTCGCCAATTTCGACCACAAATAGCCGCTATTTCCGCCGCCGAAAAACTCCCAGCACTCAAAGCAGCTTTACAAGACCTTGATCCCCAACCAATTTTACTCGGTGGCGAAGCAGGAGTCATTGAAGTTGCCCGTTATGGCGATGCTGAAACTGTCGTTACTGGTATTGTTGGTTGTGCGGGGTTGCTGCCAACTATCGCCGCCATTGAAGCTGGTAAAGATATCGCTTTAGCAAATAAAGAAACCCTGATTGCTGGCGGCCCAGTAGTTTTACCACTAGTGGAAAAACACGGTGTTAAATTACTCCCGGCTGATTCTGAGCATTCGGCGATTTTCCAGTGTCTCCAAGGCGTACCTAAAGGCGGACTGCGGCGAATTTTACTCACAGCTTCGGGAGGAGCATTCCGAGACTGGCCAGTAGAAAAGTTAGCAGAAGTGACGGTTGCTGATGCTCTCAAACATCCTAACTGGTCAATGGGCAGAAAAATCACCGTTGATTCCGCCACTTTGATGAATAAGGGTTTGGAAGTCATCGAAGCACATTTTTTATTTGGTTTAGATTACAAAGATATTGAAATTGTCATCCATCCCCAAAGCATTATTCACTCGCTGATTGAATTACAAGATACTTCGGTACTAGCACAATTAGGCTGGCCAGATATGCGTTTACCCCTGTTGTATGCCATGTCCTGGCCAGAACGCATATACACAGACTGGGAAAGACTAGATTTAGTCAAAGCTGGTAATCTCACTTTCCGTGAACCAGATCACCAAAAATATCCCTGTATGCAGTTGGCTTATGCGGCGGGTAAAGCTGGCGGTTCGATGCCTGCGGTGTTGAATGCTGCTAATGAACAGGCTGTGGCTTTATTCTTAGAAGAGAAAATCAAATTTTTAGACATTCCTCGTTGTATTGAATGGGTGTGCGATCGCCATCAACATGATAACTGTGCAAATCCCTCTTTAGATGACATTTTGGCAGCAGATCAATGGGCAAGACAAGAAGTATTAACAGCTACCAAAAGTTTCGCTAGCGAACCACGTATGATCTCTGTTAACTGA
- a CDS encoding mannosyltransferase family protein, which yields MTTVQILIKKVLWRNHVFFPIVMWFLSRVIIWTTMLLITPKFFASLNWHWGIFDAWDGVHYRAIATTGYEFVNDGKQHNLAFFPLFPFTIRLLMQLGLSFEVAGLLINNLAFLAALYCLYLWLKEFYGTRVAQWGTAILCWYPASMFTGVIYTEGLYLFLSTATLRAFDKKQYSWMAIWGAMATATRPTGLALIPALIMAAIKERRNAIAYLASLATATGVLLFSLYCTIRFHDPLAFIAAQRGWRPSLGFDWQGWLNMLMQIVLGEKNWQFGWVKATSGWINDPWHPLIFILLSIGAYCLYHFRKSWIAVNLAYGFYTLVLLLLIWTDTHLMNQILNAFMVLSGIYCLWCCRQQLTAVTLMYGFCGVGLLLASGGTISLSRLAYGIVPLNVAMGMLVSRHPRLGSFTLGLFVALLAKLAVGFAQEQWVG from the coding sequence ATGACGACAGTTCAGATATTGATTAAAAAAGTTTTGTGGAGAAATCATGTTTTCTTCCCCATAGTAATGTGGTTTCTCAGCCGAGTAATTATCTGGACAACAATGTTATTAATTACACCAAAATTTTTTGCGTCACTTAATTGGCATTGGGGGATTTTTGATGCTTGGGATGGTGTACATTATCGAGCGATCGCCACTACTGGTTATGAATTTGTCAATGATGGTAAACAACACAATTTAGCTTTTTTTCCTTTGTTTCCCTTCACTATCAGGCTATTGATGCAGTTGGGTTTATCCTTTGAAGTGGCAGGATTGTTAATTAACAACTTAGCATTTTTAGCTGCCCTGTACTGTTTATATTTATGGCTGAAGGAGTTTTACGGCACAAGAGTAGCTCAGTGGGGTACAGCTATCCTATGTTGGTATCCTGCCTCGATGTTTACGGGGGTAATTTATACCGAGGGATTGTACTTATTTTTGAGTACAGCAACTTTAAGAGCCTTTGATAAAAAGCAGTATAGCTGGATGGCAATTTGGGGAGCAATGGCCACAGCAACGCGTCCCACGGGGTTAGCTTTAATACCTGCCTTAATTATGGCAGCCATTAAAGAACGTAGAAATGCGATCGCTTATTTAGCGAGTTTAGCCACTGCCACCGGAGTATTATTATTTAGTCTTTACTGTACTATCCGCTTTCATGATCCCCTAGCCTTTATTGCAGCACAACGCGGTTGGCGGCCTTCCTTGGGATTTGATTGGCAAGGATGGTTAAATATGCTTATGCAAATTGTTTTAGGTGAGAAAAACTGGCAATTTGGTTGGGTAAAGGCTACATCAGGCTGGATTAATGATCCCTGGCATCCGCTAATTTTTATATTACTAAGCATCGGTGCTTATTGTTTATACCACTTCCGTAAGTCTTGGATTGCCGTCAACTTAGCCTATGGTTTTTACACCCTAGTTTTATTACTGCTGATTTGGACAGATACGCATTTAATGAATCAAATACTCAATGCTTTTATGGTGTTGAGTGGTATTTACTGTCTGTGGTGTTGTCGTCAACAACTCACCGCAGTAACTTTGATGTATGGCTTTTGTGGTGTGGGCTTATTATTAGCTTCCGGTGGTACTATTTCCCTTAGTCGTCTTGCCTATGGGATCGTACCCTTGAATGTAGCAATGGGTATGTTAGTTTCTCGCCATCCGCGTTTGGGATCTTTTACCTTGGGTTTATTCGTCGCCTTACTCGCTAAACTCGCTGTGGGATTTGCTCAAGAACAATGGGTAGGTTGA
- a CDS encoding DUF2079 domain-containing protein, with the protein MGKQPHHIKSIAGMIGVSTIILFIASSLRHGLFQSTALDLAVFDQWIYLVSQGLPPFSSFFGFHVLGDHAAFILYAIALLYKIHPDVHWLFAIQAIALALGVLPIYALSLQAGLSVAYAQATCLCYLLYPALFNINFFTDFRPEAIAVPALLWAMWSGIAGRTWQLILAVILVLSCKEILSLTIVALGIWLWLVPRRRWYGLGCIFVGVVWYLFTIDYLVPLLRGGQAGGVVFFKSLGNTPTEILWNVITNPGLILGKFFSTDTLFYYLLLVLPVILGLHWRKAINILPSVPMLLLNILSDYWAQRDLIHHYSLMIFPLIMVWLIYSIRQYQQEKKRNWLQPRILIIWSIIAFLVLAKYEFFITRYLTSVPNLSSLYTAVSLVKTSESVLTTTKIAPHLSQRQTIKLIDNEQSASFADANIAFKYILIDLLNLETKSNFYPRVIQELQNNPAFRLAYHQNQVYLFIKQ; encoded by the coding sequence ATGGGAAAACAACCGCATCATATTAAGTCAATTGCTGGGATGATTGGTGTAAGTACCATCATTTTATTTATTGCCAGCAGTCTCAGACATGGTTTGTTTCAATCGACGGCTTTAGATTTGGCTGTTTTTGATCAATGGATATATTTAGTTAGTCAAGGGCTACCACCCTTTTCATCATTTTTTGGCTTTCACGTCTTAGGGGATCATGCTGCTTTTATTTTATATGCGATCGCACTCCTATACAAAATTCATCCTGATGTGCATTGGTTATTTGCTATTCAAGCGATCGCATTGGCACTTGGGGTATTACCAATATATGCTTTAAGTTTACAGGCTGGCTTGTCTGTTGCCTATGCTCAAGCAACTTGTCTTTGCTATTTACTGTATCCAGCCTTATTCAATATCAACTTTTTTACTGATTTCCGTCCAGAAGCGATCGCAGTTCCGGCATTATTATGGGCTATGTGGTCAGGAATTGCTGGACGGACTTGGCAGTTAATTTTAGCTGTAATTTTAGTCTTAAGTTGCAAAGAAATTTTGAGTTTAACCATAGTTGCTTTAGGTATTTGGCTATGGTTAGTTCCGCGTCGTCGTTGGTATGGACTAGGATGTATTTTTGTTGGTGTAGTTTGGTATTTATTCACAATTGATTATCTTGTTCCCCTGTTGCGGGGTGGTCAAGCTGGTGGTGTAGTTTTTTTTAAATCCCTCGGCAATACACCAACAGAAATTCTGTGGAATGTTATCACTAACCCTGGCTTAATTTTAGGTAAGTTCTTTTCAACAGATACTCTCTTTTATTATCTTCTACTCGTCTTACCAGTCATACTAGGATTACATTGGCGAAAAGCGATAAATATTTTGCCATCTGTGCCGATGTTACTGCTGAACATTCTTTCTGATTACTGGGCGCAGCGAGATTTAATCCACCATTATTCTTTAATGATTTTTCCCTTGATTATGGTGTGGTTAATTTACTCTATTCGTCAGTACCAACAAGAGAAAAAAAGAAATTGGTTGCAGCCTCGGATTTTAATTATTTGGTCTATTATTGCCTTTTTGGTATTAGCTAAGTATGAGTTTTTTATCACACGTTATCTAACAAGTGTGCCGAATCTGAGTTCTCTTTATACTGCCGTCAGTTTAGTTAAAACCTCTGAAAGTGTTTTAACAACCACAAAAATTGCTCCCCATCTCAGTCAGCGTCAAACAATAAAGTTAATAGATAATGAACAATCTGCATCGTTTGCGGACGCTAATATTGCTTTTAAATATATTCTGATAGACTTACTAAATTTAGAAACAAAATCTAATTTTTATCCTCGCGTAATTCAAGAACTGCAAAATAATCCGGCGTTTAGGTTGGCGTATCATCAAAACCAAGTTTACTTATTTATTAAGCAATAA
- a CDS encoding glycosyltransferase family 39 protein — MRPFREKEWLLTLSALSLLLWLICLGNLPLRDWDEGTIAQVAREIWRSPIDSMGWLYPTLGGEPYHNKPPLIHTLIAGAYSTVGVSEWTTRLPGAVLTALGVPLLFALGRLIFGRNLPAVFAALVYMTMLPVVRHGRLAMLDGALVTFFLLALFCLFQARKNLRYGLGVGLGLGLITLTKGMIVLLLGGIIGLFLIINRQWKWWQNPYLWVGILLGSLPAIAWYTAQWLHYGNSFLQINLQNQTFNRLVQTVEGNTGSPWYYFIEILKYGFPWLLFLPGGLCLAGKKRHTTWGSLVLVGTIVYLGTISLMPTKLPWYVIPVYPFLALAVGAKISEVWEKQHLQKRVWTIIFALLSIAGMGGCIYFAANDPQPVLIVMSIVLAMSMGSVAWLVSRSDRRFIPVLFIGMYLVLMLLMTSKSWIWELNEAFPVKPVAELIRNHVSPGTKIYTSFAYSRPSLDFYCDCQVIPASKVTLQQMWLDKSYLLLDDATLQTLNLSNYAMLGHNTGFTLIRNSI, encoded by the coding sequence ATGCGTCCATTCCGAGAAAAAGAATGGCTATTAACTTTATCCGCATTATCGCTGTTGCTTTGGTTAATTTGCTTAGGTAATTTACCCCTGCGTGATTGGGATGAGGGAACAATAGCACAAGTAGCCCGTGAAATTTGGCGATCGCCTATTGATTCTATGGGTTGGCTGTATCCAACGCTAGGGGGGGAACCTTATCATAATAAGCCACCTTTGATACATACACTCATTGCTGGGGCTTATTCTACAGTAGGAGTGAGTGAATGGACAACACGTTTACCAGGTGCGGTGTTGACAGCTTTGGGTGTGCCTTTGCTGTTTGCCTTGGGAAGATTAATTTTCGGGCGTAATTTACCTGCTGTATTTGCGGCTTTAGTGTACATGACAATGCTACCTGTTGTCCGTCACGGTAGATTAGCCATGTTAGACGGTGCGCTAGTGACTTTTTTTCTGCTAGCACTGTTTTGTTTATTCCAGGCGCGAAAAAACCTCCGCTACGGGTTAGGTGTAGGCTTGGGTTTAGGACTAATTACCCTGACTAAAGGGATGATAGTTTTACTATTGGGGGGAATTATTGGTTTATTTCTCATCATCAATCGACAATGGAAATGGTGGCAAAATCCTTATCTATGGGTGGGAATCTTATTAGGTAGTCTGCCTGCGATCGCGTGGTATACTGCACAGTGGCTGCATTATGGCAATAGTTTTTTACAAATCAACTTACAAAACCAAACCTTTAACCGACTTGTACAAACTGTTGAGGGAAATACAGGTTCGCCTTGGTATTATTTCATCGAAATTCTCAAATATGGTTTTCCCTGGTTGTTATTTCTCCCTGGAGGGTTGTGTTTAGCTGGGAAAAAACGTCATACTACTTGGGGAAGTTTAGTGTTGGTAGGAACAATAGTTTATTTAGGCACTATTTCTTTAATGCCAACTAAACTTCCTTGGTATGTCATACCTGTATATCCCTTTTTAGCCTTAGCAGTTGGGGCGAAAATCAGCGAAGTTTGGGAAAAGCAACATCTGCAAAAGAGAGTTTGGACAATCATATTTGCTCTGTTATCTATTGCAGGGATGGGAGGTTGTATTTATTTCGCCGCGAATGATCCTCAACCTGTACTAATAGTAATGAGCATTGTTTTAGCCATGAGTATGGGTAGTGTAGCATGGCTAGTGAGTAGGAGCGATCGCCGTTTCATTCCTGTTTTATTTATCGGAATGTATTTGGTTTTAATGTTACTTATGACTTCCAAATCTTGGATATGGGAATTAAACGAAGCTTTTCCCGTCAAACCAGTAGCTGAATTAATTCGCAACCATGTCTCACCAGGGACAAAAATCTACACTTCTTTTGCTTATAGTCGTCCCAGCTTAGATTTTTACTGCGATTGTCAAGTTATTCCAGCATCAAAAGTAACTCTTCAACAAATGTGGTTAGATAAATCCTATTTACTTTTAGACGATGCCACATTACAAACACTTAATTTATCAAATTATGCAATGCTTGGTCATAACACAGGATTTACCTTAATTCGTAATTCAATATAA
- a CDS encoding polysaccharide deacetylase family protein, translating into MENNKSLLWPQGILIALFALSASLSVGLMMLVKPNTSDAESRHSIDFSNVPTSAAKPGTQKRIESLKTMMLNSWQLQAQAKGISALPPRFQGAVIKSATLGKEQKVIALTFDDGPWPESTAQVLDILKENNVKGTFFVVGRNVKEYPDLLKRVAAEGHVIGNHTWHHWYHTMNAQLAAYEVAKTTELIYQITGVRTTLFRPPGGIMNNGVAAYAKNNKYAIIMWSSDSVDYSQPSVPRLINNVFSLARPGGIVLMHDGGGNRSKTIQALPEIIAKFRSQGYSFVTIPELLEMQEKAQKVVAKKK; encoded by the coding sequence GTGGAAAATAATAAGTCGTTGCTATGGCCACAGGGAATATTAATTGCTCTGTTTGCTTTAAGTGCCAGTTTGAGTGTTGGTTTGATGATGTTAGTAAAACCCAATACATCTGATGCTGAGAGTAGACACAGCATTGATTTCAGCAATGTACCGACATCAGCCGCTAAACCAGGAACTCAAAAGCGAATTGAAAGCTTAAAAACAATGATGCTGAATAGTTGGCAGCTACAAGCACAAGCCAAGGGGATTTCTGCTTTACCTCCACGCTTCCAAGGAGCCGTGATTAAATCAGCAACTCTCGGTAAAGAACAAAAAGTAATTGCATTAACTTTTGATGATGGCCCTTGGCCTGAATCAACAGCACAAGTATTAGATATTCTTAAAGAAAACAACGTTAAAGGTACATTCTTTGTTGTTGGGAGAAATGTCAAGGAGTATCCTGATCTACTCAAGCGTGTAGCAGCCGAGGGTCATGTCATTGGTAATCACACTTGGCATCATTGGTATCATACGATGAATGCCCAATTAGCTGCTTATGAGGTAGCTAAAACAACCGAGTTAATTTATCAAATTACTGGTGTCAGAACAACTTTATTTAGACCACCAGGGGGAATTATGAACAACGGGGTGGCGGCTTATGCCAAAAATAATAAATACGCGATTATTATGTGGTCATCAGATTCTGTTGATTATTCACAACCCAGCGTACCCAGATTAATTAACAATGTTTTTAGCCTAGCAAGACCTGGCGGTATTGTCTTGATGCACGATGGTGGTGGGAATCGTTCTAAAACTATCCAAGCCTTACCAGAAATTATTGCTAAGTTTCGCAGTCAAGGTTATAGCTTTGTGACAATTCCAGAATTATTGGAAATGCAAGAAAAAGCCCAAAAGGTGGTAGCAAAGAAGAAATAA
- the queA gene encoding tRNA preQ1(34) S-adenosylmethionine ribosyltransferase-isomerase QueA encodes MSNQGTNDTNQEPNLDSSLAGYDYELPPELIAQNPAVPRDSSRLLVVNSQTTGSTSAPLHHIFRDLPDILRPGDLLIMNDTKVIPARLYGRKSTGAEVEILLLEERQHNCWLALVKPGKRFKKGSKIFFTPSELGLASLPNSQITATVLETDKDTGGRLLKFDLPEHQSLVQILDKFGEIPLPPYITASQAADEQYQTVYAQQPGAIAAPTAGLHFTPELIAKLGDRNIHQAFITLHVGVGTFRPVEVEDVTSHQMHEEWIEVPADTVEKIRTTKQNGGRIIAVGTTVVRALEGAAAASGDLQPFCGKTNLFIYPGYQWRVVEGLITNFHLPRSSLLMLVSALIGRQRLLNIYQEAIASRYRFYSFGDAMLILPEARI; translated from the coding sequence ATGTCTAATCAAGGAACAAACGATACAAATCAAGAGCCAAACTTAGATTCTTCATTAGCTGGGTATGATTATGAACTACCTCCAGAACTGATTGCACAAAATCCTGCTGTTCCCAGAGATAGTTCTCGGTTGTTAGTAGTCAATTCTCAGACTACTGGTAGTACAAGCGCACCATTACATCACATTTTTCGTGATTTACCAGACATCCTCCGCCCTGGCGATTTGTTAATTATGAATGATACTAAAGTCATTCCGGCTCGATTGTATGGGCGGAAGTCAACTGGTGCAGAGGTAGAAATTTTACTTTTAGAAGAACGTCAACATAACTGTTGGTTAGCTTTAGTCAAGCCTGGGAAACGCTTTAAAAAGGGCAGTAAAATCTTTTTTACACCTAGTGAATTAGGTCTTGCCTCACTTCCCAATTCTCAAATCACAGCCACAGTTTTAGAAACTGACAAAGATACAGGGGGAAGATTATTAAAGTTTGATTTGCCTGAACATCAATCTTTGGTACAAATTTTAGATAAATTTGGAGAAATTCCGCTTCCGCCTTATATTACAGCTTCCCAAGCCGCAGATGAGCAGTATCAAACAGTTTACGCCCAACAGCCAGGAGCGATCGCAGCTCCCACAGCTGGATTACACTTTACCCCAGAACTAATTGCCAAGTTAGGCGATCGCAATATTCACCAAGCTTTTATTACACTGCACGTAGGTGTGGGAACTTTTCGCCCTGTGGAAGTAGAAGATGTCACCAGCCACCAAATGCACGAAGAATGGATTGAAGTTCCCGCCGATACGGTAGAGAAAATCCGTACCACCAAACAAAACGGTGGTCGCATTATTGCTGTAGGTACAACAGTAGTTCGTGCCTTAGAAGGTGCAGCCGCCGCTTCTGGTGATTTACAACCCTTTTGTGGCAAGACAAACCTATTTATTTATCCTGGCTACCAATGGCGAGTCGTAGAAGGTTTAATTACAAACTTTCACTTACCCCGTTCTAGCCTATTAATGCTAGTGAGTGCGCTGATTGGCAGACAAAGGTTACTAAATATATACCAAGAAGCGATCGCCTCTCGATATCGCTTCTATTCCTTCGGCGATGCCATGTTGATTTTACCAGAAGCGAGAATTTAG